A DNA window from Caulobacter mirabilis contains the following coding sequences:
- a CDS encoding TetR/AcrR family transcriptional regulator, with product MPPGQPKWRRRKEARPAEIVAAALEVFAEKGFAAAKLDDIAARAGVSKGALYLYFETKHDLFTAVVRTSVAPNIEAVEEASRNLALPFATLARMLLTIAAERAATTQIGAVAKMVIAESGNFPDLARVWHEEVVGRALAAVVGVIERAQARGEVRPGDPRLHAFSMIGPLLLGVIWREVMAPAGAPPVDLRALAAQHIDTALTGMLAEGGRS from the coding sequence ATGCCCCCCGGCCAACCGAAGTGGCGGCGGCGCAAGGAGGCCCGGCCGGCGGAGATCGTCGCCGCGGCGCTGGAGGTGTTCGCCGAAAAGGGCTTCGCGGCCGCCAAGCTGGACGACATCGCCGCCCGGGCCGGGGTCAGCAAGGGCGCGCTCTACCTCTATTTCGAGACCAAGCACGACCTGTTCACCGCCGTGGTGCGCACCTCGGTCGCCCCGAACATCGAGGCGGTCGAGGAGGCCTCCCGCAATCTCGCCCTGCCGTTCGCGACCCTGGCCCGGATGCTGCTGACGATCGCGGCGGAGCGGGCGGCGACGACCCAGATCGGCGCGGTGGCCAAGATGGTCATCGCCGAGTCCGGCAACTTCCCCGACCTGGCCCGGGTCTGGCACGAGGAGGTCGTCGGCCGCGCCCTGGCCGCCGTCGTCGGGGTGATCGAGCGGGCCCAGGCGCGCGGCGAGGTCCGGCCCGGAGACCCGCGTCTCCACGCCTTCTCGATGATCGGCCCGCTGCTGCTAGGGGTGATCTGGCGCGAGGTGATGGCCCCCGCCGGCGCGCCCCCGGTCGACCTGCGCGCCCTGGCGGCGCAGCACATCGACACCGCCCTGACCGGCATGCTGGCCGAAGGAGGCCGTTCATGA
- a CDS encoding ABC transporter ATP-binding protein yields the protein MTELAVDVTGLDKRFGDKHVVQDLSIQVETGKITGFLGPNGSGKTTTLRMLCGLLTPDDGQGTVLGLDFRREAERVKRQTGYMTQRFSLYEDLSIEENLTFVARVYELPDRRRRVDEALERLGLQNRRRQLAGSLSGGWKQRLALASCVMHEPRLLLLDEPTAGVDPKARREFWDEIHALSAEGLTVLVSTHYMDEAERCHDIAYIAYGRLMARGTADQVIADSGLVTYRAEGVGADRLARELAALPGVDMAAPFGSALHVSGVDRAALEAAIKPYRRPPWRWEEVEPTLEDVFIHLMGQSKDNFG from the coding sequence GTGACTGAGCTGGCCGTCGACGTGACCGGCCTCGACAAGCGCTTCGGCGACAAGCACGTCGTCCAGGATCTGTCGATCCAGGTCGAGACCGGCAAGATCACCGGCTTCCTCGGCCCCAACGGCTCCGGCAAGACCACCACCCTGCGGATGCTGTGCGGCCTGCTGACGCCGGACGACGGGCAGGGGACGGTGCTGGGCCTGGACTTCCGCCGCGAAGCCGAGCGGGTGAAGCGCCAGACCGGCTACATGACCCAGCGCTTCTCGCTCTACGAAGACCTGTCGATCGAAGAAAACCTGACCTTCGTGGCGCGGGTCTACGAACTGCCGGACCGCCGGCGTCGGGTGGACGAAGCGCTGGAGCGACTGGGCCTGCAGAACCGCCGCCGCCAGCTGGCCGGCAGCCTGTCCGGGGGCTGGAAGCAGCGCCTGGCCCTGGCCTCCTGCGTGATGCACGAGCCGCGGCTGCTGCTGCTCGACGAACCGACCGCCGGCGTCGATCCCAAGGCGCGCCGGGAGTTCTGGGACGAGATCCACGCCCTGTCCGCCGAGGGCCTGACCGTTCTGGTCTCGACCCACTACATGGACGAGGCCGAGCGTTGCCACGACATCGCCTACATCGCCTACGGCCGTTTGATGGCGAGGGGAACGGCGGACCAGGTGATCGCCGACTCCGGCCTGGTCACCTACCGCGCCGAGGGTGTCGGCGCCGATCGGCTGGCCCGTGAACTGGCCGCTCTGCCCGGCGTCGACATGGCCGCGCCTTTCGGCTCGGCCCTGCACGTCAGCGGCGTCGATCGCGCGGCGCTGGAGGCGGCTATCAAGCCCTATCGCCGCCCGCCCTGGCGCTGGGAGGAGGTCGAGCCGACGCTGGAGGATGTCTTCATCCACCTGATGGGCCAGTCGAAGGACAACTTCGGATGA
- a CDS encoding cation:proton antiporter, translated as MTAEVQPAEYKDVVLFLATAGVVVPLFRRWKISPILGFLGAGVLLGPFGLGALADTVPWLKAVTIDNPDDIAQLAEFGVVFLLFMIGLELSWERLRLMRRLVFGMGALQVALSTTAIAAVAMLFGQSLPAAAAIGAALSLSSTAIVMPLLAESKRQHSQAGRATFSVLLFQDLAVAPILITLAVMARGGEDAFSPRLLLTFAPAALGLLVLVVLGRVALRPMMRSVAKAKSEELFMAASLLVVIGAGLIAALTGLSMALGAFIAGLLLAETEYRHEVEVTIEPFKGLLLGLFFVSIGIGLDLSLLAAKPLTVLGIAFGLLALIGSVVFALGLLFGLKWRQALETGLLLAAGGEFAFVILDAAMGSGVVPRDVGQTILVASTLTMFSIPFLAAIGARLGGRPAANPQANTPVEPPLEAAPPSIDAPAVLVVGYGRVGKLVSDMLSRHEIHWVAAERDARLVESGRRAGKAVFFGDASRAEFLRRCGLDTAKALVVTMDSPDGAEAVVATARSLRPDLTIVARARDARHAKRLYELGASDAVPETIEASLQLSEAALVEIGVPMGLVIASIHERRDEFRKELNRPDALGGRRRLRDAGRS; from the coding sequence ATGACCGCAGAAGTCCAGCCGGCAGAATACAAGGATGTCGTTCTGTTCCTGGCGACGGCGGGGGTCGTCGTTCCGTTGTTTCGGCGCTGGAAGATTAGTCCGATCCTGGGCTTCCTGGGGGCGGGCGTGCTGCTCGGGCCGTTCGGCCTGGGCGCCCTGGCCGACACGGTCCCCTGGCTGAAGGCGGTCACCATCGACAATCCGGACGACATCGCCCAGCTGGCGGAGTTCGGGGTTGTCTTCCTGCTGTTCATGATCGGTCTGGAGCTCAGCTGGGAGCGGCTGCGGCTGATGCGGCGGCTGGTCTTCGGCATGGGCGCGCTGCAGGTGGCGCTCAGCACCACCGCCATCGCCGCCGTGGCGATGCTGTTCGGCCAATCCCTGCCCGCGGCGGCGGCGATCGGCGCGGCCCTGTCGCTGTCCTCGACGGCGATCGTCATGCCGCTGCTGGCGGAGAGCAAGCGCCAGCACAGCCAGGCCGGGCGGGCGACCTTCTCGGTGCTGCTGTTCCAGGATCTGGCCGTGGCGCCGATCCTGATCACCTTGGCGGTCATGGCCCGCGGGGGCGAGGACGCCTTCTCGCCCCGCCTGCTGCTGACCTTCGCTCCGGCGGCCTTGGGCCTGCTGGTGCTGGTGGTGCTGGGCCGGGTCGCCCTGCGGCCGATGATGCGCTCGGTGGCCAAGGCCAAGAGCGAGGAGCTGTTCATGGCCGCCTCGCTGCTGGTCGTGATCGGGGCCGGTCTGATCGCGGCCCTGACCGGCCTGTCGATGGCCCTGGGCGCCTTCATCGCCGGCCTGCTGCTGGCCGAGACCGAGTACCGGCACGAGGTCGAGGTCACCATCGAACCGTTCAAGGGCCTGCTGCTGGGGCTGTTCTTCGTCTCAATCGGCATCGGCCTGGACCTGTCGCTGCTGGCGGCCAAGCCGCTCACCGTCCTGGGGATCGCGTTCGGCCTGCTGGCCCTGATCGGCTCCGTGGTCTTCGCCCTGGGCCTGCTCTTCGGGCTCAAGTGGCGGCAGGCGCTGGAGACCGGCCTGCTGCTGGCGGCAGGCGGCGAGTTCGCCTTCGTCATCCTGGACGCGGCGATGGGCAGCGGCGTCGTCCCGCGCGACGTCGGCCAGACCATCCTGGTCGCCTCGACCCTGACCATGTTCAGCATCCCCTTCCTGGCCGCCATCGGCGCACGGCTGGGCGGGCGTCCGGCGGCCAATCCGCAGGCGAACACGCCGGTCGAGCCGCCGCTCGAGGCCGCGCCGCCGAGCATCGACGCGCCGGCGGTGCTGGTCGTCGGCTACGGCCGGGTCGGCAAACTGGTCAGCGACATGCTGAGTCGCCATGAGATCCACTGGGTCGCCGCCGAGCGCGACGCCCGCCTGGTCGAGAGCGGGCGGCGAGCCGGCAAGGCGGTGTTCTTCGGCGACGCCTCTCGGGCCGAGTTCCTGCGCCGCTGCGGCCTGGACACGGCCAAGGCCCTGGTGGTGACCATGGACAGCCCCGACGGCGCCGAGGCGGTGGTGGCCACGGCCCGGAGCCTGCGCCCCGACCTGACCATCGTCGCCCGCGCCCGCGACGCCCGCCACGCCAAGCGCCTCTATGAACTGGGCGCCAGCGACGCGGTGCCGGAGACCATCGAGGCTTCGCTGCAGCTCTCCGAAGCGGCCCTGGTCGAGATCGGCGTCCCGATGGGCCTGGTCATCGCCTCGATCCACGAACGCCGCGACGAGTTCCGCAAGGAGCTGAACCGCCCCGACGCGCTGGGCGGCCGGCGCCGACTGCGGGACGCGGGGCGGAGCTAG
- a CDS encoding PepSY-associated TM helix domain-containing protein, with translation MAASDIGTAPPTGPLYRIVWRWHFYAGLVCLPFLVLLATTGALYLFRDELSLLVERQRLVVAEHGPALPADALIARARLAAPGQAVRYTPPPAPDRSAEVGVRTPGGEVVGVFLDPAGGEVLDVVADDARPMKLISRIHSLAIAGKVPNLIIEIVAGWAILLVASGVFLWWPRGRAGGVVTVRGAPSQRIWWRDLHAVMGLFAAAMVLFLAVTGMPWSAFWGDRFRQIVNDAGLGKPAGAQAAGLASDAALAAVIPGSWTMDATAAPTVTPSGPRPLPVAAVEAVAARLGMAPGYVIRLPVSAGGVYTLQLYPKEATGQRVVHLDQYNGKVLADVGYRDYGAGSKAVEMGIAIHTGGQFGRANQLLMLAGCLAIIGLAVSSAVMWWKRRPRGRLAAPPPPSAKALSAFAVFALAIGALFPLLGLSIVAVLLIDRLVPAFLKHKYAL, from the coding sequence ATGGCCGCGAGCGACATCGGGACCGCGCCGCCGACGGGCCCCCTCTATCGCATCGTCTGGCGGTGGCACTTCTATGCCGGGCTGGTCTGCCTGCCGTTCCTGGTGCTGCTCGCCACGACCGGGGCGCTGTACCTGTTCCGCGACGAGCTGAGCCTGCTGGTCGAGCGCCAGCGGCTGGTCGTGGCGGAGCACGGCCCCGCCCTGCCCGCCGACGCCCTGATCGCCCGCGCCAGGCTGGCCGCGCCGGGACAGGCGGTGCGCTATACGCCGCCGCCCGCGCCGGACCGTTCGGCCGAGGTCGGGGTGCGGACGCCGGGCGGGGAGGTGGTGGGCGTCTTCCTCGACCCCGCCGGCGGCGAGGTGCTGGACGTCGTCGCGGACGACGCCCGCCCCATGAAGCTGATCAGCCGCATCCACAGCCTGGCGATCGCCGGCAAGGTCCCCAACCTGATCATCGAGATCGTGGCGGGCTGGGCGATCCTGCTGGTCGCCTCGGGCGTCTTCCTGTGGTGGCCGCGCGGTCGGGCGGGCGGGGTCGTCACCGTCCGCGGCGCGCCGTCGCAACGGATCTGGTGGCGGGACCTGCACGCCGTCATGGGACTCTTCGCGGCGGCGATGGTCCTGTTCCTGGCGGTGACCGGCATGCCCTGGTCGGCCTTCTGGGGCGATCGCTTCCGCCAGATCGTCAACGACGCGGGCCTGGGCAAGCCGGCCGGCGCCCAGGCGGCCGGCCTGGCCTCGGACGCCGCGCTCGCCGCCGTGATCCCCGGGTCCTGGACCATGGACGCCACGGCCGCGCCGACGGTGACGCCGTCGGGGCCAAGGCCTCTGCCCGTGGCGGCGGTCGAGGCCGTCGCCGCGCGGCTGGGCATGGCGCCCGGCTATGTCATCCGCCTGCCCGTCTCCGCCGGCGGAGTCTATACGCTGCAGCTCTATCCGAAGGAGGCGACGGGCCAGCGCGTCGTCCACCTGGACCAGTACAACGGCAAGGTGCTGGCGGACGTCGGCTATCGCGACTATGGCGCTGGATCGAAAGCCGTCGAGATGGGGATCGCCATCCATACCGGCGGCCAGTTCGGACGGGCCAACCAGCTGCTGATGCTGGCGGGTTGCCTGGCGATCATCGGCCTGGCCGTCTCGTCCGCGGTGATGTGGTGGAAGCGACGCCCCCGCGGCCGGCTGGCCGCGCCGCCGCCGCCGTCCGCCAAGGCCCTGTCGGCGTTCGCCGTCTTCGCCCTGGCGATCGGCGCCCTGTTTCCCCTGCTGGGACTGTCCATCGTGGCCGTCCTGCTGATCGACCGCCTGGTCCCCGCGTTTCTCAAGCACAAGTACGCCCTGTAG
- a CDS encoding HlyD family secretion protein, which yields MNPKVRIAVVAGVVVLGAVLAWQAWGPKREGGRALSGYVEGEALYLSSSVAGPVSQVSVKRGQRVEAGAPLFALDAAPLVAQRDRAAAAVTQAEAQLEDARKGQRPQELAVVDAQRAAAQAQLNQAQAEFNRIAPLVRQGIYAPARLDTARAARDSAAANLKAVERQREVGTLGARGDAVRAAEAGLQQARDALAEAQSQLDRTGQRAPAAARVEQVFFQDGEWAAANQPVISLIPDDRVKVRFFVPEQALSAYRVGQGVAFTCDGCARNLKATIDYISPRPEFTPPVIYSRESRDRMVFLVEARPDNPRDLNPGQPVDVTPAEAAK from the coding sequence ATGAACCCCAAGGTCCGCATCGCGGTCGTCGCCGGCGTCGTCGTCCTGGGCGCCGTGCTCGCCTGGCAAGCCTGGGGGCCGAAGCGCGAGGGCGGCCGCGCCCTGTCCGGCTATGTCGAGGGCGAGGCGCTGTACCTGTCCTCGTCGGTGGCGGGACCGGTGTCGCAGGTGTCGGTGAAGCGCGGCCAGCGGGTCGAGGCCGGCGCGCCGCTGTTCGCGCTCGACGCCGCGCCGCTGGTCGCCCAGCGTGACCGCGCCGCCGCCGCCGTGACCCAGGCCGAGGCGCAATTGGAGGACGCCCGCAAGGGCCAGCGGCCGCAGGAGCTGGCCGTGGTCGACGCCCAGCGCGCCGCGGCCCAGGCCCAGCTCAACCAGGCCCAGGCCGAGTTCAACCGCATCGCGCCCCTGGTCCGCCAGGGGATCTACGCTCCCGCCCGGCTGGACACCGCCCGCGCCGCCCGCGACTCCGCCGCGGCCAACCTCAAGGCCGTCGAACGCCAGCGCGAGGTCGGGACCCTGGGCGCGCGCGGCGACGCCGTTCGCGCCGCCGAGGCTGGCCTGCAGCAGGCCCGCGACGCCCTGGCCGAGGCCCAGAGCCAGCTCGACCGCACCGGCCAGCGCGCGCCGGCGGCCGCCCGGGTCGAGCAGGTCTTCTTCCAGGACGGCGAATGGGCGGCGGCCAACCAGCCGGTGATCTCCCTGATCCCGGACGACCGGGTGAAGGTCCGCTTCTTCGTGCCCGAACAGGCGCTGTCGGCCTATCGAGTGGGCCAGGGCGTGGCCTTCACCTGCGACGGCTGCGCCCGAAACCTGAAGGCGACGATCGACTACATCAGCCCGCGGCCCGAGTTCACCCCGCCGGTGATCTACAGCCGCGAAAGCCGCGACCGCATGGTCTTCCTGGTCGAGGCCCGGCCGGACAACCCCCGCGACCTCAATCCCGGCCAGCCGGTCGACGTGACCCCGGCGGAGGCGGCGAAGTGA
- a CDS encoding TonB-dependent receptor family protein, with translation MPSIQRASLRALLPGVVAGAFALPVLAAEADTPATVDSVIVTARPDPEDPAVVADARRRLSQTPGAVSVVSQESFASRQALALDDMLRDAPGVYAQRKWGGDIRISIRGSGIGNANHNRGLLIAQDGLPLNEADGYGDSQVADPLTTRFVEVWRGGNALRFGGALLGGAINMVTPTGRDAGFDNQIRIDGGSFGLLREHVALARQWGDWDAYAAATNQTGQGWRSQSQQNIQFATLNLGRTFGEDREVRFILNGANINQEIAGALTMNQFEADPRMTPPGNYSLDYQRNQRTLRGSLRTTWRLSDSTVFEGALYGLWKDLDHPIFQVIDQQSRNWGAFGRLTWAGEIAGMRADAYGGVWLRTGDMDSNFYVNLGSARGPERSRTLQNAGATDVFGEGRLFVADNLAVVAGATWGTARRDYESFALPGVAGTFNLKASKDYDWIAPRFGLLWESQDGVQVFANVTKSVEPPNFGAMSPTGTGFAPVEAQEAWTAEVGTRGRRGDFTWDVTLYRAWLDGEMLQYVVDNSVGIPASTFNADKTIHQGLEAALDWRFAKAWRLRQSWTWSDFRFDGDVKYGDNRLPIVPEHFYRAELRYDDPRGWFVAPSVEWSASDIWVDYVNKTRAPSYAILNLNAGWKVTPAVAVYVDARNLTDETYVSNVQAAITTTPAGTAAYWPGDGRSVYAGLTVAF, from the coding sequence ATGCCATCCATCCAGCGCGCCAGCCTGCGCGCCCTGCTGCCCGGCGTCGTCGCCGGCGCCTTCGCCCTGCCCGTCCTCGCCGCCGAGGCCGACACGCCCGCCACCGTCGACTCGGTGATCGTCACCGCCCGGCCCGATCCGGAAGACCCGGCCGTCGTCGCCGACGCCCGCCGACGCCTGTCGCAGACCCCGGGCGCCGTCTCGGTCGTGTCGCAGGAATCCTTCGCCAGCCGCCAGGCCCTGGCGCTCGACGACATGCTGCGCGACGCCCCCGGCGTCTACGCTCAGCGCAAGTGGGGCGGCGACATCCGCATCTCGATCCGCGGCTCCGGCATCGGCAACGCCAACCACAACCGCGGCCTGCTGATCGCCCAGGACGGCCTGCCGCTGAACGAGGCCGACGGCTACGGCGACAGCCAGGTCGCCGACCCGCTGACCACCCGCTTCGTCGAGGTCTGGCGCGGCGGCAACGCCCTGCGCTTCGGCGGCGCCCTGCTGGGCGGGGCGATCAACATGGTCACGCCGACCGGCCGCGACGCCGGGTTCGACAACCAGATCCGCATCGACGGCGGCAGCTTCGGCCTGCTGCGCGAGCATGTCGCCCTCGCCCGACAATGGGGCGACTGGGACGCCTACGCCGCGGCCACCAACCAGACCGGCCAGGGCTGGCGCTCGCAGAGCCAGCAGAACATCCAGTTCGCCACCCTGAACCTCGGCCGAACCTTCGGCGAGGACCGCGAGGTCCGGTTCATCCTGAACGGCGCGAACATCAACCAGGAGATCGCGGGCGCCCTGACGATGAACCAGTTCGAGGCCGATCCGCGCATGACGCCGCCGGGCAACTACAGCCTCGACTACCAGCGCAACCAACGGACGCTGCGCGGCTCGCTGCGCACGACCTGGCGGCTGAGCGACAGCACGGTGTTCGAGGGCGCGCTCTATGGCCTATGGAAGGACCTCGATCATCCGATCTTCCAGGTCATCGACCAGCAGAGCCGCAACTGGGGCGCCTTCGGACGGCTGACCTGGGCCGGCGAGATCGCGGGGATGCGGGCGGACGCCTACGGCGGGGTCTGGCTCCGCACCGGCGACATGGACTCCAACTTCTACGTCAATCTGGGTTCGGCCCGCGGGCCGGAGCGGTCCCGCACGCTCCAGAACGCCGGGGCGACCGACGTCTTCGGCGAGGGGCGACTCTTCGTGGCCGACAATCTGGCCGTCGTCGCCGGCGCGACCTGGGGCACGGCGCGCCGCGACTACGAGAGCTTCGCGCTGCCCGGCGTCGCCGGCACGTTCAACCTCAAGGCCTCCAAGGACTACGACTGGATCGCCCCGCGCTTCGGCCTGCTCTGGGAGTCGCAGGACGGCGTCCAGGTCTTCGCCAATGTGACCAAGTCGGTCGAACCGCCGAACTTCGGCGCCATGAGCCCGACCGGCACCGGCTTCGCGCCGGTCGAGGCCCAGGAAGCCTGGACCGCCGAGGTCGGGACGCGCGGCCGGCGCGGCGACTTCACCTGGGACGTCACCCTGTATCGCGCCTGGCTCGACGGCGAGATGCTGCAGTATGTCGTCGACAACAGCGTTGGCATCCCGGCCTCGACCTTCAACGCCGACAAGACCATCCATCAGGGCCTGGAGGCGGCGCTGGACTGGCGGTTCGCCAAGGCCTGGCGGCTGCGGCAAAGCTGGACCTGGTCCGACTTCCGCTTCGACGGCGATGTGAAGTACGGCGACAACCGCCTGCCGATCGTGCCGGAGCACTTCTATCGGGCCGAGCTGCGCTACGACGATCCGCGCGGCTGGTTCGTGGCCCCGTCGGTGGAATGGTCGGCGAGCGACATCTGGGTCGACTACGTCAACAAAACCCGTGCGCCGTCCTACGCGATCCTGAACCTGAACGCGGGCTGGAAGGTCACGCCGGCGGTCGCGGTCTATGTCGACGCCCGGAACCTGACCGACGAGACCTATGTCTCCAACGTCCAGGCCGCGATCACCACGACGCCGGCCGGCACGGCGGCCTACTGGCCCGGCGACGGCCGGTCGGTCTACGCCGGCCTGACGGTGGCCTTCTAG
- a CDS encoding ABC transporter permease: MSAFSLTRVTAVLVKEFTQLTRDRLTYALILLMPIVQLLLFGYAINNDPRHLPTAVLAQDNGAFARSTLGAISNSGYFDIVQTARTPAELDRALSRGEVMFAITIPADFTRRVVRGDRAQILVEADASDPGATGGAVAALAALPQQALSHDLLGAVAPVRADPPFEVIVHRRYNPEAITAYNIVPGLLGVILSMTLVMMTALGVTREYERGTMESLLATPVRPLEVMAGKLAPYVLVGLIQTAFILVLAKLLFDVPMRGGWGALSVGILLFIVGSLALGFLLSTVARTQLQAMQMSVFYILPSILLSGFMFPFRGMPEWAQALGTAIPVTHFLRIVRGALLKGLDFADLWPSLAALGLFVLVVVSLAMARYRTTLD, translated from the coding sequence ATGAGCGCCTTTTCCCTAACCCGCGTGACCGCCGTGCTGGTGAAGGAGTTCACCCAGCTGACGCGGGACCGGCTGACCTACGCCCTGATCCTGCTCATGCCGATCGTACAGCTGCTGCTGTTCGGCTACGCCATCAACAACGACCCGCGACACCTGCCGACGGCGGTGCTGGCGCAGGACAACGGCGCCTTCGCCCGCTCGACCCTGGGGGCGATCAGCAACAGCGGCTACTTCGACATCGTCCAGACGGCGCGGACGCCGGCCGAACTGGACCGCGCCCTTTCGCGAGGCGAGGTGATGTTCGCCATCACCATCCCGGCCGACTTCACGCGCCGGGTGGTCCGCGGCGACCGGGCCCAGATCCTGGTCGAGGCCGACGCCTCCGATCCCGGCGCGACAGGCGGCGCGGTCGCGGCCCTGGCCGCCCTGCCGCAGCAGGCGCTGTCCCATGACCTGCTCGGCGCCGTCGCGCCGGTTCGCGCCGATCCGCCGTTCGAGGTGATCGTCCACCGCCGCTACAATCCCGAGGCCATCACCGCCTACAACATCGTGCCCGGCCTTCTGGGCGTGATCCTGTCGATGACGCTGGTGATGATGACGGCGCTCGGCGTCACCCGGGAGTACGAGCGCGGCACGATGGAGAGCCTGCTGGCCACGCCGGTCCGGCCATTGGAGGTGATGGCCGGCAAGCTGGCGCCCTATGTTCTGGTCGGGTTGATCCAGACGGCGTTCATCCTGGTGCTGGCCAAGCTGCTGTTCGACGTGCCGATGCGCGGGGGCTGGGGCGCGCTGTCGGTCGGCATCCTGCTGTTCATCGTCGGCAGCCTGGCGCTCGGCTTCCTGCTCTCGACGGTGGCGCGCACCCAGCTGCAGGCGATGCAGATGTCGGTGTTCTACATTCTGCCGTCGATCCTGCTGTCGGGCTTCATGTTCCCGTTCCGCGGCATGCCGGAGTGGGCCCAGGCGCTGGGGACGGCGATCCCGGTCACGCATTTCCTGAGGATTGTCCGTGGAGCCCTGCTCAAGGGGCTGGATTTCGCGGACCTGTGGCCTAGTTTGGCCGCGCTCGGACTATTCGTTCTGGTGGTCGTGTCGCTCGCTATGGCGCGCTATCGGACGACTCTGGACTGA
- a CDS encoding DUF2946 family protein produces MRISRQIRRGTGRGALPAMLAALAMLVQLLIPAASMATEARAGQGPVIMLCTADGAVAVASDNVPDHGKGFGGFKCHDCVMVSVAAIGPATPLVLPVRYAAAIETLPAGHERPQARSRAPPRPPSTAPPVSLNA; encoded by the coding sequence ATGCGCATCAGCCGCCAAATTCGGCGCGGAACCGGTCGCGGCGCCCTGCCCGCGATGCTGGCGGCGCTCGCCATGCTGGTGCAGCTGCTGATCCCGGCCGCCTCGATGGCGACCGAGGCCCGCGCCGGCCAGGGCCCGGTGATCATGCTCTGCACGGCCGACGGCGCGGTCGCCGTGGCGTCCGACAACGTTCCCGACCACGGCAAGGGCTTCGGCGGCTTCAAATGCCATGACTGCGTCATGGTCAGCGTGGCCGCCATCGGCCCGGCCACGCCGCTGGTCCTGCCCGTGCGCTACGCGGCGGCCATCGAAACCCTTCCGGCCGGCCATGAGCGGCCCCAGGCCCGCAGCCGCGCGCCGCCCCGGCCGCCTTCCACCGCACCGCCCGTCTCCCTGAACGCCTGA